One genomic window of Leptospira harrisiae includes the following:
- a CDS encoding response regulator, which translates to MKQLSMVYLVEDDVITTFLIKTLMEKFSFADEIHGFQNGEDALNALLTGSADPDMLFLDLNMPIMDGWEFLRAISKHPKYAKLPIYILTSSIDPTDKARSEEFQNVKGYLVKPLSLKDLQSINPEVG; encoded by the coding sequence ATGAAACAATTAAGTATGGTATACCTAGTTGAAGATGATGTGATTACAACCTTTCTCATCAAAACTTTAATGGAGAAGTTTTCTTTTGCGGACGAAATCCATGGCTTCCAGAATGGGGAAGACGCATTGAATGCGCTCCTAACTGGTTCAGCCGATCCAGATATGTTATTTTTAGATTTGAATATGCCCATAATGGACGGTTGGGAATTTCTCAGAGCAATTAGCAAACATCCCAAATACGCCAAACTCCCCATCTATATCCTTACTTCCTCCATTGACCCAACAGACAAGGCCCGGTCAGAGGAATTCCAAAATGTAAAAGGGTATTTAGTAAAACCTCTTTCTCTTAAAGATTTACAATCCATTAACCCAGAAGTGGGCTAA
- a CDS encoding SH3 domain-containing protein, translated as MLKYYFILSFFLVPTILLPCEPFAAKTLTPIDHSTKDKSFSEFKTKFQKILKSKDRKALEDVIDKDIHFSFGAEAGKKDFLKSFQLTEKPTSSNFWDLMEETMKLGFRQNKEGQMVAPYFFETFPGDYDPFTHYLVIGKNVNVREDASKESKSITQLSYQIVRAEADDLDGRRLEKESNCNWKKICTPQGKPGYVCDRFLRSPLDYRAFFEKKKNSWVLTIFIVGD; from the coding sequence ATGCTAAAATACTATTTCATCCTTTCATTTTTCTTAGTTCCCACCATTCTTTTGCCCTGTGAACCTTTTGCGGCAAAAACACTAACACCTATCGACCATTCGACGAAGGACAAAAGCTTCAGCGAATTCAAAACGAAATTTCAAAAGATTCTAAAATCAAAAGATAGAAAAGCTTTAGAAGACGTAATTGATAAGGACATTCATTTTTCCTTTGGTGCAGAGGCGGGAAAAAAAGATTTTCTAAAATCATTCCAACTAACAGAAAAACCGACCTCTTCAAATTTCTGGGATTTGATGGAGGAAACTATGAAACTGGGTTTCCGTCAAAACAAAGAAGGCCAAATGGTAGCACCTTATTTTTTTGAAACCTTCCCAGGAGATTATGATCCTTTCACTCACTATTTGGTTATTGGAAAAAATGTAAATGTAAGAGAAGATGCTTCTAAAGAATCCAAGTCGATCACTCAACTCAGTTATCAAATCGTAAGAGCAGAAGCTGATGATTTAGATGGGCGCCGACTTGAAAAAGAAAGTAATTGTAATTGGAAAAAGATTTGTACACCGCAGGGGAAACCTGGTTATGTGTGTGACAGGTTTTTACGTAGTCCTCTTGACTACAGGGCTTTCTTCGAAAAAAAGAAAAACAGCTGGGTTCTTACTATATTTATCGTTGGCGATTGA
- a CDS encoding lytic transglycosylase domain-containing protein, whose translation MRLTDIPSVSSVLNRMESLSKLSENPKSLVSFPDVLEREWNRSKPEETAKTDGSHAKTEGISLPFPEEVGFKLPTSSQTDTKLKPNDIIGTIESIAKSQGLDPNLVKAMVKAESGFKPKAVSPKGAMGLMQLMPETAESLGVNDPFNPEENIGGGVKFLKGLMKEFKDPEKAIAAYNAGPGAVKRYKGIPPYEETQKYVNKVKRYYKDFSS comes from the coding sequence GTGAGACTAACGGACATCCCTTCTGTATCTTCTGTTTTGAACCGGATGGAATCCCTATCCAAATTATCAGAAAATCCCAAATCTCTTGTTTCCTTTCCCGATGTTTTAGAAAGGGAATGGAACCGTTCTAAACCAGAAGAAACCGCCAAAACTGATGGTTCTCACGCAAAAACAGAGGGAATTTCGCTTCCCTTCCCTGAAGAAGTTGGTTTCAAATTGCCCACTTCTTCGCAAACAGATACAAAATTAAAACCAAATGATATTATTGGAACGATTGAATCTATCGCCAAATCCCAAGGTTTGGACCCTAACCTAGTAAAGGCGATGGTCAAAGCAGAATCAGGGTTCAAACCAAAAGCTGTATCTCCGAAAGGAGCCATGGGTCTTATGCAACTTATGCCAGAGACCGCTGAATCTTTAGGAGTGAATGATCCTTTCAATCCGGAAGAAAATATTGGTGGTGGGGTGAAATTTCTAAAAGGTCTGATGAAGGAATTCAAAGACCCAGAAAAAGCAATCGCCGCTTATAATGCAGGTCCTGGGGCAGTGAAACGTTACAAAGGCATTCCTCCATACGAAGAAACACAAAAATACGTAAACAAAGTCAAACGTTACTATAAAGATTTTAGTTCGTAG
- a CDS encoding aspartate ammonia-lyase: MTKRTRREHDLLGERDLPADVYWGIHTLRALENYPITGKTIGTYPDLVRALAYIKKASAKANHELGQLTKETTQMITDACDRILNGEFHSEFVVDVIQGGAGTSTNMNANEVITNIALEMAGYPKGDYTHLHPLNEVNMSQSTNDVYPTSIKIAAVFAMKALLASMEDLQLAFRKKSEEFKDILKIGRTQLQDAVPMTLGQEFSTYDVMLGEDINRLKEATSLIGEINLGATAIGTGINTDIRYSQIVTDILSNETGLSLIAAPNLIEATQDTGAFVQLSGVLKRISTKLSKICNDLRLLSSGPQGGFNEINLPAKAAGSSIMPGKVNPIIPEVVNQIAFEVIGNDITITLAAEAGQLQLNAFEPIIAHSLFKSIEHLTAGCKTLELNCIVGITANRELLEFRAKTSAGLATALNPYIGYENATLVAKKALLENRSVESIVLELGLLEEKKLREILRPEILTSPHTL; this comes from the coding sequence ATGACAAAACGAACACGCAGAGAACACGATCTTTTGGGGGAACGAGATCTCCCCGCTGATGTTTATTGGGGAATCCATACCCTACGGGCATTGGAAAATTATCCCATCACAGGGAAAACCATCGGAACCTACCCCGACCTAGTGCGCGCCCTTGCCTATATCAAAAAAGCCTCTGCCAAAGCCAACCATGAGTTAGGGCAGCTCACAAAAGAAACCACCCAAATGATCACAGATGCCTGCGACCGAATCCTAAACGGAGAATTCCATTCCGAATTTGTAGTCGATGTCATCCAAGGAGGAGCCGGCACTTCCACCAATATGAATGCGAACGAGGTAATCACAAACATAGCTCTTGAAATGGCGGGTTATCCAAAAGGAGACTACACACATTTACATCCATTGAATGAAGTAAACATGTCACAAAGTACGAACGATGTTTATCCTACTTCGATCAAAATAGCGGCTGTCTTTGCAATGAAGGCTTTACTTGCTTCCATGGAAGATTTACAATTAGCATTTCGTAAAAAATCAGAAGAATTTAAAGATATTTTGAAAATTGGGCGAACACAATTACAAGATGCGGTTCCTATGACCCTTGGGCAAGAATTTTCAACGTACGATGTCATGTTAGGTGAAGATATCAACAGATTAAAAGAAGCTACTTCGCTGATAGGAGAAATCAATTTAGGTGCCACAGCCATTGGAACTGGGATCAATACTGACATTCGATATTCACAAATTGTTACAGATATTCTATCCAATGAAACTGGACTGAGTTTGATTGCAGCACCAAACCTGATCGAAGCAACTCAGGACACTGGCGCCTTTGTTCAGTTATCTGGTGTACTCAAACGTATTTCCACAAAGTTATCCAAAATATGTAATGACTTACGCTTACTATCGAGTGGCCCCCAAGGAGGGTTTAACGAAATCAATTTACCTGCAAAAGCTGCTGGCTCTTCGATCATGCCCGGAAAAGTTAATCCTATTATACCTGAAGTAGTCAATCAAATTGCCTTTGAGGTGATTGGGAACGACATCACCATTACTTTGGCAGCTGAAGCAGGTCAGTTACAATTGAATGCTTTTGAACCGATCATAGCCCATAGTTTATTCAAAAGTATCGAGCACCTAACAGCTGGTTGCAAAACATTAGAACTCAATTGTATCGTAGGGATCACAGCCAACCGAGAATTACTTGAATTCCGAGCCAAAACTTCCGCTGGCCTAGCCACTGCTTTGAATCCATACATTGGATATGAAAATGCTACCCTGGTTGCAAAAAAAGCACTCTTAGAAAATAGGTCAGTCGAATCCATTGTTTTGGAACTTGGATTGTTAGAGGAAAAAAAGCTGAGAGAAATCCTTCGACCAGAAATTCTCACTTCACCACATACACTTTAG
- a CDS encoding TIGR04452 family lipoprotein, whose protein sequence is MLKKLLFVALAFSLTNCLILNPAGATIDREKGSEVASRITDAAIQTDLINSTLLAGRPSISILSLLAADIASIDSAKYYVKADVDQCVNDISGFKGFLLGSTITNIISCQDLKTDGYLTGDPFPSF, encoded by the coding sequence ATGTTAAAAAAATTACTATTTGTTGCTTTAGCGTTTTCGCTAACCAACTGTCTGATCTTAAATCCAGCGGGTGCAACGATCGATCGCGAAAAAGGTTCCGAAGTTGCTTCTCGAATTACTGATGCTGCCATTCAAACGGATTTAATCAATTCAACTTTGTTGGCGGGAAGACCTAGTATTTCGATTTTAAGTTTGTTGGCAGCTGACATTGCGAGCATTGATTCTGCAAAATACTATGTCAAAGCTGATGTTGATCAGTGTGTGAATGACATATCAGGGTTTAAAGGATTTTTACTTGGATCTACAATTACCAATATCATCTCTTGCCAAGATTTAAAAACAGATGGTTATTTAACGGGAGACCCGTTCCCAAGTTTCTAA